TGGCGGTATAGGCGGCAGAACAGGCTTCGTCCAGTTCCTCCGGGGAAGAAAAGCCGTACTGCTGGTAGGCGGTAACGGTAGCCGCCATTTGCTTTAGATTGTACTTTGCCGCCCAGCGGTCATAGCCCACGCCCTTGCCCTCGGCTCGCTTGGCTTCCCGGTCAACCATGCGCTGCAAGGTGTTGTCTGCCGGGGTGGTTTTTGTGGTTTTTTCCCCTTGTGACGGCTTTTTAACTGCGGCAGGGTATTCGGGTATGGCTTTGGTCTGTTCGGCGGCTCTGCGGGCGTTCTGTGTAAGCAGGGCAAGGACAGTAGCCTTGTCAAAATCGTCCCCCAGCTTCCGGGCTGTGATAGGCTTTGTCCTGTCCGGCGTGAGGTAGGAAAGCCGCCCCCGACTCTCCTTGACAGTCACACCCTCACGCAGCAAAAGGGAAGAAAACTCGTCAAAGCTGGTAGCTTGGGAAAGTGCCTGCCGTATCGTCCGGCGCAGCTTCGCCTTGTCCGTTTCAAACTTGGTGGGCTTGGTCGGCTGTCCGGCGGCTTCTCTGGCGGCGTTCTCTTTATCAAGGGCAAGCTGCCCTTTCTTTGCCGCCCAGTATTCCCGTTCCGTTATCCGTTCCTTGCTGCCGCTTAGGAGGTCGATTTGGTAAAGCCCCTCCCGGTGGCACATCTCCATGACTTCACTCTTGAAATATTCCATAGCGGCGTTGGTGCAGCGGTGCTTGCAGCCCTCCCGTGTATCGGCTGGTCTGTCCATGTAGGGCAGAAGCGGGACTTCATAAATCCGCAGGGAGTTGATGACGATATGCACATGGATATTGCCGCTGTGGTTATGCCCGTCCGGGTGGGTGCATACAAGGGCTTGGTGTCCGGGGAAATGCTCTTTACAGAACTGCTCGCCCAGCTCCTGCGCCCGGTCTACGGTCAAGCCGTTGTCTGTCCCGTCCCGTGGGTCAAAGCTGATGATATAGTGGTGGCTTTTCACATCTTCCCGTTTTTGGTTTTTCTCATAGCGGAGATTGGCTCGCATACAGGCAACAGCGAAATCTTCGCCCCCACAGTTAAGGGAAGAAATGCGGTAATCCTCCCTCGGTATCAGCCGCCCGTTTTCATCAAGGGTGGGCTTCATGGTAAACTCGTCATGCTCAAATGTGAGGTAGGCTTCCGCTGCGCCATAGTCGGCATTTTTAGAGCTGATATGTTTGAATGTTGCCAACAGCGTCACCCACTTTCTGCAAGACTTCAAACTTTAGGGCAGCAAGGTCGGAAACCGCCGCCCGCACCTCCCCGGCAAGCTGCGGGTAGGGGCTGTGCCACTCGTTCAGCGTCCGGGCTATCTGGTTTAAGTTGCCGCCGATCCTGCCGTATTCGGCGGTCAGTTTCCCGACAGCGGCAAGCAGCTCGTCATTGACAGGAGAAACGGTTATGATGGGGCGTATGGCTGCCCCGGTTATGGCTTGCCGGATAAACTCGGCTTGGCTCATGTTGTAAGCAGAAAGCCTTTCCGCAAACTCGGCGTATTCTTCCTCGGTCATGCGTGTCTTGACTACCCGGCTGCGGTGCGGTGTGTTGTATCGTTTTCGCATGGTAAAACCTCCTTTCTGTGCGTGGTGTCCTCTCACTAATAGGAGAAAAACGGGGTGTGAAGCGGAACTGTTTTTGAAAAATCCGAAAAAATATTTTGAGGGATTTTTAAGCGGCGCAAGCCGCATAAGCAGGGTTTGGGGAAGGCACTCCCCAACAAGATTCCCGCAGGGGCAAAATGAGCGAAAAGCGAATTTTGGTACTGCGGTAGAATCTTGCTCTAAGAAAGTGACGGATTCCGCTGTGTAGGCTTCTGCTGATACCCTCGACGGAGAGGGCGGGGCTTCTGCCAACTTTGCGGCAATATTTTTCCCGTCATTATTACTACGCACTGGAAGAAAAATATGGCAAAGTCCCCCGGAAAATCTTTTCGTGTTTTCGTAACAGTATTTGACAAAAACGGGCGCAAAAAAACAGGAAACCTTTTTCTGATTTCCTGTTTACTGACTGCCAAAAAGGGCGGCGGTTATTCGGTTGTCATTCCCCGGAAGCAAACTTGTAGCCTATGCCTAAAACGGTCTTTATGTAGGTGGGGTTTTTGCTGTCCGGCTCTATCTTTTTCCGTAGGTTGTAAATCACGTTGACAACACTTGAATGGCAGCTATCGCTATCCATGTTCCAAACGGCTTCAAAAATCTGTTCTTGTGTGAGGACATTGCCGGGATTGGAAGCAAGGAATACAAGGGTACTGTATTCAAGGCGGGTAAGGTTTATTTCCTCCCCGTCCCTAAATACCCGGCGTTGGTGCTGCCTTATTTCCAGTCCCGGAAAAAAGAGTGTAGGAAAAACACCAAAAGACATGGTTTCCATTTTAGCTTGATTGGCAGTTATTAACGATATAATTTGTTCATATAAGTTGTTCTGATTATCTGTCCGAATTATTATTAACTTATCCATGTGTTTTCATGACCTATTCTGTCTGCGCTAGTTTTGTATGTTTAGAAGTTGCATATATCAATGGGCTAACTTCTTTTTCACAAAATAAGCTAAGTCTATGGAGTGCTCTGGTACAGGCAACGTATAAGAGATTTTTATCATCTTCATCATAGTAGTTTTGATTGTCTGCATCACAAATTAAGACGGCATCAAATTCCAACCCCTTTGACATATATACTGGTATAATGAATACACCTTGTAACTCTGCTGCACTTCCATTTCTGATTATTTGTATATCTAGTTTGTGCTTTATTTTGTTATACAAGCAGATGGAATTATTTTCAGTTTTACAAATTAATCCTATTGACTGTAATCCTTTTTCTTGGCATGATTTTACCTCTTCAACAATCTTGTCAATAAAGACTTCGGAATTATCCGCAATAAATACTTCCGGGCTATCCCCTTTCCGATTAAAACTTTTTATCTGTGGACTTTGTTCTATGAATTTTAAGCTAAAATTTAATATCTCATTCGTACAACGGAAACTTTTGTTCAACACGATAAGAGAAGATTTTTTCTTATTCAGTATTTTATGAATTTCTTCATAGAAAGATATATCCTCTTTTTTGGCAAGGGTTTGTTTCATATCCCCTAAGATTGTAAATTTAGCATTTGGAAATAATAAGCCGAATATTTCATATTGAAGCGGGTAATAGTCTTGAGCTTCATCAATGACAACCTGCTTGATATTTTTATATTCATTCGTTCCGTATATTTTTAAATATAAATAAAGCATTGCTATTGCGTCATCATAGTATATACAGCCTGCTTCCAGATTTTCTTTCGTATATTCCCGGATTTCCTTTATGCTCTCTGAGGAATTATTATTTTGCAATAAACTGAAAAAATAGGATTCATTGCTAAATAATGTTTTATACAACTCAAATATATCAATTTTTATAAATTTTTGTATTTCCTGCTTTACTAAATTTTTTTCTGCTTTATGTCCCCGTCCCTTTCCTGTTCCAAATATTAGTTCTAAAATATAATCTTCTAATTGCTCTAACTTTATGCCTAATGGAGTTTCTGTTCTTCCCAGTATCTTATCTTGTAGAGTCTGCCTGTTTACAACACATGTTCCTTCATAATAAACATCATCAAATTCTATCCATTGGCATGGAATATCATAAATAA
This Ruminococcus hominis DNA region includes the following protein-coding sequences:
- a CDS encoding relaxase/mobilization nuclease domain-containing protein; translated protein: MATFKHISSKNADYGAAEAYLTFEHDEFTMKPTLDENGRLIPREDYRISSLNCGGEDFAVACMRANLRYEKNQKREDVKSHHYIISFDPRDGTDNGLTVDRAQELGEQFCKEHFPGHQALVCTHPDGHNHSGNIHVHIVINSLRIYEVPLLPYMDRPADTREGCKHRCTNAAMEYFKSEVMEMCHREGLYQIDLLSGSKERITEREYWAAKKGQLALDKENAAREAAGQPTKPTKFETDKAKLRRTIRQALSQATSFDEFSSLLLREGVTVKESRGRLSYLTPDRTKPITARKLGDDFDKATVLALLTQNARRAAEQTKAIPEYPAAVKKPSQGEKTTKTTPADNTLQRMVDREAKRAEGKGVGYDRWAAKYNLKQMAATVTAYQQYGFSSPEELDEACSAAYTAMRESLTELKQVEKTLDGKKELQRQVLAYSKTRPVRDGLKQQKNAKAKAAYRQKHESDFIIADAAARYFRENGISKLPSYKALQAEIETLIKEKNSGYNDYRAKREEYRRLQTVKGNIDQILRRERKPVKRQEQER
- a CDS encoding plasmid mobilization protein — translated: MRKRYNTPHRSRVVKTRMTEEEYAEFAERLSAYNMSQAEFIRQAITGAAIRPIITVSPVNDELLAAVGKLTAEYGRIGGNLNQIARTLNEWHSPYPQLAGEVRAAVSDLAALKFEVLQKVGDAVGNIQTYQL
- a CDS encoding HelD family protein, which gives rise to MGNNQSEREYEEIRLKQTISLAEEQLKQAKEAAEKKKSQIIEAKKEVRENATHSVTNLYTSDGFEALVELSQYMNPVTDKIVDYEEEEHRILLLENMIKSPYFARIDFKFDDEEECEKIYIGRSSLRKNSYQEMYVYDWRSPIASIFYRFMKGEAFYDAPCGRVTGELKLKRQYEIKNGVLKYFFDTDVQIVDEFLRQLLSQNTTAKMKAIVETIQQEQDAVIRDMENDLLMVQGVAGSGKTSIALHRAAYLMYQGLQTKLSANNIMIISPNTIFEQYISNVLPELGEDNVISVVFEDILKMLLKGRKIQSKNDFLEKIIAPSQYKKIYKDSIEFKASKLFGEILDKFIYDIPCQWIEFDDVYYEGTCVVNRQTLQDKILGRTETPLGIKLEQLEDYILELIFGTGKGRGHKAEKNLVKQEIQKFIKIDIFELYKTLFSNESYFFSLLQNNNSSESIKEIREYTKENLEAGCIYYDDAIAMLYLYLKIYGTNEYKNIKQVVIDEAQDYYPLQYEIFGLLFPNAKFTILGDMKQTLAKKEDISFYEEIHKILNKKKSSLIVLNKSFRCTNEILNFSLKFIEQSPQIKSFNRKGDSPEVFIADNSEVFIDKIVEEVKSCQEKGLQSIGLICKTENNSICLYNKIKHKLDIQIIRNGSAAELQGVFIIPVYMSKGLEFDAVLICDADNQNYYDEDDKNLLYVACTRALHRLSLFCEKEVSPLIYATSKHTKLAQTE
- a CDS encoding winged helix-turn-helix domain-containing protein — protein: MDKLIIIRTDNQNNLYEQIISLITANQAKMETMSFGVFPTLFFPGLEIRQHQRRVFRDGEEINLTRLEYSTLVFLASNPGNVLTQEQIFEAVWNMDSDSCHSSVVNVIYNLRKKIEPDSKNPTYIKTVLGIGYKFASGE